Within the Borrelia miyamotoi genome, the region TCTCTTAGGATCACTTGAATCCATTGCTGTCTCTTCAAAATATTTAACCAAGTTTTTATCAGAAGTCAAAGTAACAACATCAAAATCACTAAGCCCATATTGATTTTTCAATCTGATTCTAGCATCAAAAGGCAACTCCACCATTCGATTATCCTTTATACTTTCAATATAAGAATAATCAAGTTTGATTAAAGGTAAATCAGGTTCCTTCATATACCGATAATCAGCAACCGTTTCCTTACTTCTTTGAAGTGTTGTAACACCCCTTTTATCATCAAAACTCATTGTATATTTGCCTATACTATCAAAAGTTCTTCTATGTAAAATCCATTCTTCTTTTTGCCTTGATTCCTCATAATCAATTGCAGATTTGATTGATTTAAAAGAATTTAAATTCTTTATCTCAGCAATGGGCGTTTTATACTCAACAGACTTTTCATTAACAAGTAAATTAACATTAACATCACAACGAAACGACCCATTTTCCATGCTACACTCAGACAAATCAAGATATCTAAAAATTTCTCTTAAAGCAATTAAATAAGCTACAGCTTCTTCCCCACTATTAATATCGGGACTTGAAACAATCTCCAACAATGGAGCACCTGCACGATTAAAATCGATATAACTTCGATTTTCACTTTCAAGTAAATGCAAACTCTTGCCAGAATCTTCTTCCATATGTATTCTAATAATATTAATTTTTTTTAAACCTGAATAAGTTTTAATAAAGATGAATCCATTTTCACAAATTGGTTCATCATTTTGAGATATTTGATATCCCTTAGGTAAATCGGGATAAGCATAATGCTTTCTATCAAACTTAACAATATTTCTAATTTCAGAATTAGTAGCATGCCCAGCTAAGATTGCACTATTAATAAGTTCTTTATTTACGCTAGGCAAAGCCCCAGGAAGTCCAAGACATGTTGGGCAAGTACGGGAATTTGGAATTCCACCAAAATCATTTCTACATCTGCAAAAAGCTTTCGTCTTTAATCCTAATTGTACATGTACTTCTAAACCAACAATCAATTTATATTCCATTTATCATAATCCCTCTATTACATTCTTTGCAAAATTCAAAAGCTCAAAATCTCTTTTAACTTGACCAATTATCTGCATACCAATAGGCAATCCATTATCATCTTTAGCAAAGGGAATAGAAAGTGCAGGAGCACCAATAAGGTTAGCAATTACAGTACACAAATCAGAATAATACATTTTTATAGGATCATCAAAATTCTCACCTATTTTAAAGGGTTTTACAAGACTTGTAGGTGTAACTATATACGCATAATTACTAAAAATTGCATTAAACTTAGGAACCAATAAATTTTCAATAATCTTGCAAGCCTTTGAATAATATTTCAAATCATAACCTTCTGATAACAAATAATTACCAAGAACAATACGCCTTTTTACTTCTTCTCTTAAAAAGATACTCCTATGTCTATAATAAAAATCATCAAGACTTAAATCATCATTGAGTCTTTTTCCATAATGAAGACAAGTGTAACGCGCAAGATTAGAAGCAGCTTCAACTGGAGATACCGAATAGTAAAGAGAAAGCACAAAATTAATCTCCTCTATCGAAACCTCATGTATTTCAACTCCTTTATTTAAAAGTCCAGACTTAAATAGAGCAAACTCACAAGCAACCTCTGGCTCCATCAAATTCTCATCAAGTTCTTTAATTACAGCTAATTTAATGCCTGATAAAGGCT harbors:
- the gatB gene encoding Asp-tRNA(Asn)/Glu-tRNA(Gln) amidotransferase subunit GatB, with the translated sequence MEYKLIVGLEVHVQLGLKTKAFCRCRNDFGGIPNSRTCPTCLGLPGALPSVNKELINSAILAGHATNSEIRNIVKFDRKHYAYPDLPKGYQISQNDEPICENGFIFIKTYSGLKKINIIRIHMEEDSGKSLHLLESENRSYIDFNRAGAPLLEIVSSPDINSGEEAVAYLIALREIFRYLDLSECSMENGSFRCDVNVNLLVNEKSVEYKTPIAEIKNLNSFKSIKSAIDYEESRQKEEWILHRRTFDSIGKYTMSFDDKRGVTTLQRSKETVADYRYMKEPDLPLIKLDYSYIESIKDNRMVELPFDARIRLKNQYGLSDFDVVTLTSDKNLVKYFEETAMDSSDPKRVANWILSEVLSVLNDKEISILNFSLSPSYISELVEFIVSGKVSGKIAKEVFLEMLERNVSSAVIINEKNLEQISDESFIESIVIEVLNENPKSIELYKKGKSHAIRFMMGQIMRKASGKVNPILANEILMGKLRDV